The DNA window TCTGCTGGGCGGCCCCTCTACAGAGAGCCGTGCCTCAGGGAGCACTCTGCTGTGCTGGCCTCCTGCCTTTGCATCATCCGTCCAGCTTGGCTCTCCATCCTGTTCCCTCTTCTCTGGGTTACTGCCACAGCAAGGGGTGTTTGGGTGTAATTTGCACCAAAATACACAGCACTATTAATATCGCTGGGGTGGAAAATAGAAGTGTGTCATGCTGGCTGTAAACAGACGGCTTGAAGACAAGAAGCAGCCTTGAGCAGCACATCCCATTGTGCGTGCATGGCCTGTTTACGGTGTCTGAAGAATGCAGCACTGTTCTTAGCCCAACACCGTGACCAGCCCCGGGAATTTGTCAGTAGCTATCCCAGTAAGGTCAAAATGGAAAGGCTTATTCTTCCCGCTCTGGACCATGCAAAGCACAAGAAAGAGGAGCCTAAACCAAGCTAAGCGCCGGTGGGTCTCTTGTTGCTGCTTGATGTTGTGCACTTGCTCTCCTTGTTAAAAGCATCCTATTTGCAGTAATTAGTAAGCAGAAGGGTTGTAGGAGacatattttatgcttttgccTTGTTCCCTTTCCTGGCAGGTATTTATACGACTTTATTTCTCTTGGAAATctggcagcagcaaagcaaatgaaacataTGTGTCAAAAGCGAATAGTTCTCTAACAGGAAATATGCTTCGTATTAGAGGATTCATTCTCTCTTgccaaataaaacaagaaaatatttttcttcttgatgcGACTTGAGTTTCCAACCTCAAGCGTGCCAAACTAGTGGGAACTGTTGAATTTGCTCTGAAACTGCAGGGCTAATGCATAGGCTGGGAATCTTTCATCCCCGTCCTAGAGAGGCATCTCTTGCAGCACTGATGGGTGGGAGAGAGCAGAAAGCAAGGACTGGCTTACGGTCTCATTAAGGCACTGTGTGGAGATCAAAGTTTCATTCCCTAGCTCAGTCTTTTCCTGCCTGATTGTTTGGTGTGTTTTTCCCAGGATTCTCTTTTACATCAGATACCAAAAGGTACCAGAGTGCTCAAATATGTGTCTGTTCCATGGGAGTTAAACACCTCAACATTTGTGAGAGATTAAGCCTTGATTTCTCTATGCCTCCATCCTCTGTTTGTGAAATGTTTTATCTTGAGGGGATGGCTAACAGCATGCCCAGGTAATGGGCAGGTAGCAAAGGCATGTGGTGTTTCACCAGCAGCTCAAGTGAAAAGAGGTGGGATGCTGAGATGCAGCTTGAGCAGTGGGGGTCTGTGCTCCATAGGTGTCTCCCAAATGCTGAtatgcagcagagcagcttgaAATTATGTATGTGCCCACTCTGCCTTGAACACTTTGGGGTGttctggggctgcagcagcatctctccAGGCTTTGGCCAATACTGGTGGGGATACAGGTAGCATTGCATTGCATTGCATGTTCCTAGATGCACTGTAACCTTGCATGCTCCTGCTTGTTAGTTGTACCAAGCTAATTTGGTCACAAATCTGTTGTAGGAGgacatttctttattttgaagctGGTAAATGCTTTTAGAAACATTTATGTACTGCAGATGTAGTCTTCTGCCTGTGAAACTGATGTTTAAGGCCTTAGAGTTTTTGCCAAGTTGGCTCATCTGGGATAGCAGATGTTTCTGCTTTGCCTCTCTTGCCCAAAGCTATAGCAGCGTTGCTGGCGGCTCAGAGCTGGGACTTGTCCATTGTGCCAAGGTAAGGAAACCCCCTCGTAGAGCATGCCTCTTCCTCACGTCCTCACCTGCCGCCCCAAGAAAGGGCCACAGGGCTATGCATGTCCTGCGTGGGGTGGACACTTTGCTCCATGGGGTACCACCACGTGTTTCCCAGGCATCATCTGTCTGTGTCTTCCGTGTCACCTTCTGCACTTTCCCAACggtggcagctctgccctgtgccTTGTAAAACAAATAACAGTGGATCAGAGCAGGCTCATGGGCATGGGGGCAGGTTCCTGCTGAGAGGCATTTGGGGATTATCTATGCATTTCCCCTCCAGATAAGAAGCTCCTAGCAGGCGGCTGCCACCGCGGAGTGTAGGTGGATGCAGTGAGATGCTGCTTCCACAGACTCCACAATGCAGCACAGGGAAGGCAGGTTCCTTTCTAGTGGTATCCTAAATAAAGCAAGTCTTCACATGTGCTGCTGGAGTCCAGCATGTGCCATGTGAGGGTTGTTGAGTCAGAAATTGGCTTCAGAGGTGTTGCCTGGCTGTTCCAGCTCTGGAAGCTGCAGTGCAGTGGTGCTACAAAGCCCAGCCTGAGACGTGAAGATGGGAAGCCTCTTCACACTCAAAGATCTGGAGCTCTTTCTAGAGCTTTTGCCAGAGAAAtaagccttttcttttaatgacttTCCTTGCCTGTGTTTGGAATGATAAGTAAATGTGACCAAGGCACCCACTTTTCCATTGCAACCACTATTACTTGTTGCAGCTGCTCCTCGTGCATGCATCTCAGCGCAAGTGCCTGCTCGGCAAGAGGCATGTAGCTGGTAGGGAGACAAGAGAAATAGGTCAATGTGAACCAATGTCTATAATTAGAGGCATGATGGCTAGGATGGGCCCTGTTTCTGGTTCTCCAATGTCCTGTTGGCTGGCCTTGGACAAGTTGCTCTGGGTCTCCCTTGCCCCGGCTTCCTGGGCCATGGTGGAGGATATGCTGTCCTGTCTCACCAAGCGCTCTGAGCTTAGGTTCTGGATGCTGGTGGAGTTGTGTCTGGTGCTGCTGTAAAAACTCTGATTTGGAAAATAACATCTTTGAATGTCTGCATCTGTGGGATGAcagtggggaggagagggtTTTGTATGGGTTCAAAGAGGACAATGTTGCGAAGGGATAATTTGGGGAGCAGGAAGGTGTGGGTGCTAAGCAAGGTGCCAAGGATGAGGCGGTAGCAACCCTGCATCCTTTCGGGGACAACAGTGGTGCGCCGTTAATAGGAGGTGTGTGTTTCTGGTAATGTGGAAAGCTGATGAAGTGGCCTATTCATGCTGCATATTTGGGAAATGCTGGATGCATTTAGGTAAGTTTAAAGTGCTTAGATGTTTTTAATCAATACAACCTAAGTTGTCAAACCTAATACTTACGAGGAGTGAGTGGCCCGgagctatttctgttttgtttccctaAGTGTAGCGCTGCCTCCAAGATGTTGCTGTTGCCATTTACTTTCTGGGAACACTATGTCTCAAACAATGTCTTGTCTCCCTAGGGCCCCAACGAATTTCTTATTTCTAtctccaggaaaataaaagtgtaTTAGCTCCAAAATACAAACCAGAATGTAGCAGTATTTTTCCACCAGGagaatttttctctcttaccAATGTGGCTTTTTTATGGAGtgaataaatgcatttataatAACCCTGCGGGTGTGATTTAGGCTACTGTTCACTGAAGCAACTACCCACAGAGTTGCGTAACCTATGAGAAGATGGATTATAATAACTGATTTAGTTCATATCAGCCATTTCTTTACTGTCCTCTTGATGTCCCTGGCAGAGTGGATTTCATTTAGCAACTCAGTTCCCAGAGGGGGGAGCACACCTTGCTTTGATTTCACccaatttattttgcaaaggtGCAGTGTTCTATGAAATCTGGAAAGATAAAGTGcagtttttataatttttttttccgcTTTGTGAGCTCTTCTGCAGCAGAGGTGCCCACCAACAGTAGTTAGTGCCTTTTCTTACTGCACTTGTGTGTTAAGGCATTACGGACATGCCCTGCCCCTGCTGACTTCCCAGTGCTCTCTTTGAGCCCCTTGTGTTCCCTTGCCCTTCCTGGGATTGCCAGAGAAGCACCCCAGGTGATGCTATGCTTCTGGCTTTCTCAGCATCCCATCAACCTCCCTCCACTGTTGTCCCCTTTGATTTTTGTCGGTGAGCTCCTGCACCCTGTCAGCCTGGGTGACTCTGAGCAAAGGCTGGTGCTGCAATGCAGCTGGTGGTGCTCACTTCTCCCCCTcatgctgcctctgctctgatCTAGTGTCCAGAACCAGATGGACGAAGTCATCGATGTTATGCAGGAGAACATCACGAAGGTGATTGAAAGAGGCGAACGGCTGGATGACCTGCAGGATAAATCAGGTGCGATGCTAAATGCAGCCTGTTTCCCACATCTCTTCCCTGTTGGTGGGCCAGGTTACCCGCTTTCAGTTCAGAAAGCGCCTAATGGCAGACCTGGGGTTGTATTTCTGTCCTTCCTGGGAGTGCTGTTTCCCAGCCTTGGGCTGTGGATCTGACTTTCTGCCAACATTCTCATCTTTCcacctttgccttctgctgctctgtgcagaggTGTTAGTTTGGAGGCATTTGGGTGCTGTGATCTAGGTGGTCCTTCAAGCAAAGGTAGATTGGTCTGTCTTATGACAGCCCTGAGCGCTTCAGCTGTCTGCTCACTCACTGGCTTGCAGAGCAAACTCCTGTCCTCAGAGGGCAGCCAGTACAAAGGGGGCTCAGTGGGATTCGGCAGGTCTCTGTGTGCTCTAGTGAAGGGCGTCACATTGGCATCTGCTGTGGCTTTGGTGAATCATGCTGTGGTTGGGCCTTTTCCCCTAATGCTGAGTTTATTGCTTAAAACTCAGTGGAGTTAACAGAATGAGTAGATGCCCTGACTGTGTGTGTCCCTGAATtgcctctcttctttccttcaaCAGAAAGTTTATCAGACAATGCAACAGCTTTTAGCAACAGAGCCAAGCAGCTTCGGAGACAGATGTGGTGGCGAGGCTGCAAGGTGAGCAAGAACACAAGCAGGCAGGGGTTGGTTTCTGGAAGGGTGGTTACCTGCCCTCCcctgggaggggatggagaagCTCTGCTTTCTAGCTGAAAAGATGCTGGAAGGCAAGGCCTCCTTTCAAGTCAAAGCAGCTACACAGGGCATCTTGCATAACATGACTCTGTGCTACCCTTGCAGATGAAGGTGATCATAGTGCTGGTGGCAGTCATTCTTCTGCTTGTGATCATTGGTGAGTAGCTCCAGGTCACCCCAGCCATGTCTAGCATTGAAATATTCGTGGCACTCCGCACGATGAGTGACACCATGGTGCTGTTGTCCCTCAGGCCGAGCACCTGAGCCACTCCATTGTGCCCCACTCTGCCTTAAGCTATCATAAGTGGTGCCTGTAGCCCACACCATGCTGCTCTTCTGCAAGGTTTAAATGTGCGCACTGAGGAGCAGGCTCAAACAGAGTCCTACTGACTGTGGCCAAAGAAAGCCAACGTTGCCTGGCCAATGTTGTATCAATCCAGGGTTGGCACTGACTAATCCTGAGGCTGGTGAGAGTAGACAGAAGAGTTTCAGACCAGAGCCATGTCTTCCAAAGGTATCTCCACATATATCGACCATCTTGCAATGGGCCTGCTTCCTGCAAATGCTCCTCCCCAAAGCTTTTGGGCTGCTTAATTTTCAGCAAGCAGCTGTTGTGGCTTTGCCGTTGGgcccttcccctgccttctGCCCTTCCTGGTGTCTCTGGAGC is part of the Phalacrocorax aristotelis chromosome 6, bGulAri2.1, whole genome shotgun sequence genome and encodes:
- the VAMP4 gene encoding vesicle-associated membrane protein 4; the encoded protein is MPPKFKRHLNDDEVTGSVKSERRNLLEEDSDEEEDFFLRGPSGPRFGPRNDKIRHVQNQMDEVIDVMQENITKVIERGERLDDLQDKSESLSDNATAFSNRAKQLRRQMWWRGCKMKVIIVLVAVILLLVIIVPIVLKYHT